In Phycisphaerae bacterium, a genomic segment contains:
- a CDS encoding homocysteine S-methyltransferase family protein, with amino-acid sequence MKLDCAALRAGRTVADGGWSTQLQMRGVPGDVMAETANVTHAEIVLELAQTYLDAGAQFITTNTFAANRFGVERRELTISVEELNRRGAELARTAVGERAAFVAGSMGPSGKIMAVREATPEQLTPVFVEQATALAAGGVDVIVLETFSELAEILLALRAVKDATGLPVIASMSFDAGPQRTRTMMGAQAGECATALEDAGADIIGCNCGSGINHVLPAVVALRAATSLPLWVKPNAGLPELEDGRAVWKQTPEEFAGFVPQLLDAGANIIGGCCGSGPEHIRRVAKVVARHK; translated from the coding sequence ATGAAACTGGATTGTGCAGCGCTGCGGGCCGGTCGCACGGTGGCCGATGGCGGCTGGTCCACACAGCTCCAGATGCGCGGCGTCCCGGGCGATGTCATGGCGGAGACCGCGAACGTCACGCACGCCGAGATTGTTCTGGAACTCGCGCAGACCTATCTCGACGCCGGGGCGCAGTTCATCACGACCAACACCTTCGCGGCCAACCGCTTCGGCGTGGAGCGGCGCGAGCTGACGATCAGCGTGGAGGAGTTGAACCGGCGCGGCGCCGAGTTGGCGCGCACGGCCGTGGGCGAGCGTGCTGCCTTCGTCGCCGGCTCGATGGGGCCGAGCGGGAAGATCATGGCGGTGCGCGAGGCGACGCCGGAGCAGCTTACTCCGGTATTCGTCGAGCAGGCGACCGCGCTGGCGGCGGGGGGTGTGGACGTCATCGTGCTGGAGACGTTTTCGGAGCTGGCGGAGATCCTGCTGGCGCTCCGCGCGGTGAAGGATGCGACCGGTTTGCCGGTGATCGCCAGCATGTCGTTTGACGCCGGCCCGCAGCGGACGCGGACGATGATGGGGGCGCAGGCGGGGGAGTGCGCGACGGCGTTGGAGGATGCCGGTGCAGACATCATCGGCTGCAACTGCGGCAGCGGCATCAACCACGTGCTGCCGGCGGTGGTCGCGTTGCGGGCGGCGACGAGCCTGCCGCTGTGGGTGAAGCCGAACGCGGGTCTGCCGGAGCTCGAAGACGGCCGCGCGGTGTGGAAGCAGACGCCGGAGGAGTTCGCCGGGTTCGTGCCGCAGCTCCTCGACGCGGGCGCGAATATCATCGGTGGCTGCTGCGGCAGCGGCCCGGAGCATATCCGCCGGGTGGCAAAGGTCGTCGCCAGGCACAAGTGA
- a CDS encoding arginine decarboxylase, pyruvoyl-dependent, whose protein sequence is MVPKRVFFTAGVGKHRHNLESFEAALRDAGIAQCNLVKVSSIYPPGCKIIPRKAGLAKLIPGQITFCVMAEARTDEPNRLVSAGIGLAIPAKGDQFGYISEHHGYGMTEKKTADFVEDMAASMLATTLGIEFDPDLAYDARREVYKMSGQIVQTRAVVQTAEGDKNGKWTTVVAAAIFLFE, encoded by the coding sequence ATGGTCCCCAAGCGTGTCTTCTTCACCGCGGGCGTGGGCAAGCATCGGCACAATCTCGAGTCATTCGAGGCCGCGCTGCGCGACGCCGGCATCGCCCAGTGCAACCTGGTCAAGGTTTCGAGCATCTACCCGCCCGGCTGCAAGATCATCCCACGCAAAGCGGGCCTGGCCAAACTGATCCCCGGCCAGATCACGTTCTGCGTCATGGCGGAAGCGCGAACCGACGAACCCAATCGCCTCGTCTCCGCCGGTATCGGTCTCGCCATCCCTGCCAAGGGCGACCAGTTCGGCTACATCTCCGAGCACCACGGCTACGGCATGACCGAGAAGAAGACCGCTGACTTCGTCGAGGACATGGCCGCGAGCATGCTGGCCACAACCCTCGGCATCGAGTTCGACCCCGACCTCGCGTACGACGCCCGCCGCGAAGTGTACAAGATGAGCGGCCAGATCGTTCAAACGCGGGCCGTCGTCCAGACCGCCGAAGGCGACAAGAACGGCAAGTGGACAACCGTCGTCGCCGCGGCCATCTTCTTGTTCGAGTAG
- a CDS encoding tryptophanase: protein MKTIIEPFRIKVVEPIRMTTRPEREQILREAGFNLFLIRAEDVLIDLLTDSGTGAMSSLQWAGIMRGDESYAGAKSWFVLRDKIHELTGFEHILPTHQGRASERILFELVGGPGKVVPSNSHFDTTRANIEHTGAQALDLVIAEGRQPTTRHPFKGNMDLARLEALIKEVGPAHIPVVMMTVTNNSGGGQPVSLENLRGVRQICDRYKLPFFLDACRFAENAWFIKQREPGQQERGVRDIVRDMFDLADGATISAKKDGIVNIGGLLLLRDPALVQRADELLILTEGFITYGGLAGRDLEAMAQGFEEVVHDDYLRYRIRSTAYLGEKLLAAGIQIVEPPGGHAIYIDAKHFAPHIPPAQFPGQALVVGLYRQAGIRAVEIGSVMFGENGQAPPMELVRLAIPRRVYTQSHIDYVIEALIDLYQVRDQLRPLEIVAAPPSLRHFTARFREV from the coding sequence ATGAAGACCATTATCGAACCGTTTCGCATCAAGGTCGTTGAGCCGATCCGCATGACCACGCGCCCCGAGCGCGAGCAGATTCTGCGGGAGGCCGGTTTCAACCTGTTCCTGATCCGCGCGGAGGACGTGCTGATCGACCTGCTCACGGACAGCGGCACCGGCGCGATGAGCAGCCTGCAGTGGGCCGGCATCATGCGCGGCGACGAGTCGTACGCCGGCGCCAAGAGCTGGTTCGTCCTGCGTGACAAGATCCACGAGCTCACCGGCTTCGAGCACATTCTGCCGACGCACCAGGGCCGCGCCAGCGAACGCATCCTGTTCGAGCTGGTGGGCGGCCCGGGCAAGGTGGTGCCCAGCAACAGCCACTTCGACACGACCCGCGCCAACATCGAACACACCGGCGCCCAGGCCCTCGACCTGGTCATCGCCGAGGGCCGCCAGCCGACGACGCGCCACCCGTTCAAGGGCAATATGGATCTCGCGCGGCTCGAGGCGCTAATCAAGGAGGTCGGCCCCGCCCACATCCCGGTCGTCATGATGACGGTCACCAACAACAGCGGCGGCGGCCAGCCGGTCAGCCTGGAAAACCTGCGCGGCGTGCGGCAGATCTGCGACCGCTACAAGCTGCCGTTCTTCCTCGACGCGTGCCGGTTCGCCGAGAACGCCTGGTTCATCAAGCAGCGCGAGCCGGGGCAGCAGGAGCGCGGCGTGCGCGACATCGTCCGCGACATGTTCGACCTCGCGGACGGCGCGACGATCAGCGCGAAGAAGGACGGCATCGTGAACATCGGCGGGCTGCTGCTGCTGCGCGATCCGGCGCTGGTCCAGCGCGCCGACGAGCTGCTCATTCTGACCGAGGGCTTCATCACCTATGGCGGGCTGGCGGGCCGCGATCTGGAAGCGATGGCGCAGGGGTTCGAGGAGGTCGTGCACGACGACTACCTGCGCTACCGCATCCGCAGCACCGCGTACCTGGGCGAGAAACTGCTGGCCGCCGGCATCCAGATTGTCGAACCGCCCGGCGGGCACGCGATCTACATCGATGCGAAGCACTTCGCGCCGCATATTCCACCCGCGCAGTTCCCGGGGCAGGCCCTGGTGGTGGGTCTCTACCGCCAGGCCGGCATCCGCGCGGTCGAAATCGGCAGCGTCATGTTCGGGGAGAATGGGCAGGCTCCGCCGATGGAACTTGTGCGCCTGGCGATCCCGCGCCGCGTCTACACGCAGAGCCACATCGATTACGTGATCGAAGCGCTGATCGATCTGTACCAGGTGCGCGACCAGCTCCGGCCCCTGGAGATCGTCGCCGCGCCGCCTTCGCTGCGGCACTTCACGGCGCGGTTCCGGGAAGTGTGA
- the speB gene encoding agmatinase codes for MAASIPDNFLGLPARDADYARARFVVLPIPYEATTSFGAGTRHGPRAMITASQQVELYDEQLGRESHHAGVATLEALEPDARGPAEMHARVYAAARHVVRDGKFLIGLGGEHSISSGLVRAVHSRYKDLSVLQIDAHADLRDEYQGTPYSHASVMRRIHELGVPAVGVGIRNYSAAEARFIREARKPIFSGRTCHESATWIDSAVAELSSTVYVTIDIDGFDPAYAPGTGTPEPGGLDWYHVTDLLAAVTRTRRIVAADVVEVCPLPPGTVTEFLAAKLVYRLIGLVCRASRA; via the coding sequence GTGGCTGCGAGCATCCCCGACAACTTCCTCGGCCTGCCCGCGCGCGATGCCGATTACGCCCGCGCGCGCTTCGTCGTGCTGCCGATCCCGTACGAAGCCACGACCAGCTTCGGCGCCGGCACGCGCCACGGCCCGCGCGCCATGATCACGGCGTCCCAACAGGTCGAGCTGTATGACGAGCAACTCGGGCGCGAGAGCCATCACGCCGGCGTGGCGACACTGGAAGCGCTCGAGCCCGACGCACGCGGCCCCGCCGAGATGCACGCCCGCGTCTACGCCGCCGCCCGCCACGTCGTCCGCGACGGCAAGTTCCTGATCGGCCTCGGCGGTGAGCACAGCATTTCGTCCGGCCTGGTGCGCGCGGTGCACAGCCGCTACAAGGACTTGAGCGTGCTGCAGATCGACGCGCACGCGGATCTGCGCGACGAATACCAGGGCACGCCGTACAGCCACGCCAGCGTCATGCGCCGGATCCACGAACTCGGCGTGCCCGCCGTCGGCGTCGGGATCCGCAACTACTCCGCCGCCGAGGCGCGCTTCATCCGCGAGGCGCGCAAGCCGATCTTCAGCGGCCGTACGTGCCACGAGTCGGCGACGTGGATCGACAGCGCCGTCGCGGAGCTGAGCAGCACGGTCTACGTCACCATCGACATCGATGGCTTCGATCCGGCCTACGCGCCCGGCACAGGTACGCCCGAACCCGGCGGCCTGGACTGGTACCACGTCACCGACCTGCTCGCGGCGGTCACCCGTACGCGGCGCATCGTCGCGGCCGACGTCGTCGAGGTCTGCCCGCTGCCGCCCGGCACGGTCACCGAGTTCCTGGCGGCGAAGCTGGTCTACCGCCTGATCGGCCTGGTCTGCCGCGCCAGCCGCGCCTAG
- a CDS encoding sugar phosphate isomerase/epimerase gives MYAAINAWTFPPPTPPAEQLALAATAGFAGCELVVADEGPLRPDTPTGEFARLARHAASLGVRIAGLANGLFWRFNYAAPHAADRQRAHELTLQLLDRAAAAQAGAVLVVPAVVGKAGDPRPGVTYSDALLRTYDALAELRFAAEARAVVLALENVWNRFLLSPVEAADLLDRINSPYVGFYLDTGNLLPYGYPEDWIATLGGRIARVHAKDYDLQRPGPAGFCPLGSGSVNWPAVVRALAACGYDGPLTYEGPGDPGEVCRRLKNILAGRPACEVQA, from the coding sequence ATGTACGCCGCGATCAACGCCTGGACCTTCCCGCCGCCGACTCCACCCGCGGAACAACTGGCCTTGGCAGCGACAGCGGGCTTCGCGGGTTGCGAGCTGGTCGTCGCCGACGAAGGCCCGCTGCGGCCCGATACGCCCACGGGCGAGTTTGCGCGACTGGCCCGGCACGCCGCCAGCCTCGGCGTACGCATCGCCGGCCTCGCGAACGGACTATTCTGGCGGTTCAACTACGCCGCTCCGCACGCCGCGGATCGGCAGCGCGCCCATGAGCTGACCCTGCAACTCCTGGATCGCGCGGCCGCGGCGCAGGCCGGCGCGGTGCTGGTCGTGCCGGCGGTGGTCGGCAAGGCCGGCGATCCGCGTCCCGGCGTCACTTACTCCGACGCGCTGCTGCGAACCTATGACGCACTTGCCGAGTTGCGTTTCGCCGCCGAAGCGCGCGCGGTCGTGCTCGCGCTGGAAAACGTCTGGAACCGCTTCCTCCTGTCGCCGGTCGAGGCGGCGGACCTGCTCGATCGCATCAACTCGCCGTACGTGGGCTTCTATCTCGACACGGGCAACCTCCTGCCGTACGGCTACCCGGAGGATTGGATCGCCACGCTAGGCGGCCGCATCGCGCGGGTCCACGCGAAGGACTATGATCTGCAGCGCCCGGGGCCGGCGGGCTTCTGTCCGCTGGGTTCCGGCAGCGTGAACTGGCCCGCCGTCGTCCGCGCGCTGGCGGCGTGCGGGTATGATGGACCGCTGACCTACGAAGGGCCGGGCGATCCGGGCGAAGTCTGCCGCCGGCTGAAGAACATCCTGGCCGGGCGGCCCGCGTGTGAGGTGCAAGCATGA
- the pyrE gene encoding orotate phosphoribosyltransferase, with translation MTDAELAQALKAAALLEGDFTLRSGRKSKYYLDKYLFETQPALLRELARRFARHVTPEVDRIAGAELGGIALAAATALETGKPFVIVRNSKKAGYGTGKLIEGRLEKGEHVLLVEDIATSGGQAIEACKTLHDAGAQVTEVVVTIDRQEGGKAAIEAAGLRFAALFTTSDLGVQLPK, from the coding sequence ATGACCGATGCCGAACTGGCCCAGGCCCTGAAGGCCGCCGCCCTGCTCGAAGGCGATTTCACGCTCCGCTCCGGACGCAAGAGCAAGTACTACCTCGACAAGTATCTGTTCGAGACGCAGCCGGCGCTGCTCCGTGAGCTGGCGCGCCGCTTCGCCCGGCACGTTACGCCGGAGGTGGATCGCATCGCGGGCGCCGAACTCGGCGGCATCGCGCTGGCGGCGGCGACGGCGCTGGAAACGGGCAAGCCGTTCGTGATCGTGCGCAACTCGAAGAAGGCCGGCTACGGCACGGGCAAGCTCATCGAGGGGCGGCTCGAAAAGGGCGAGCACGTGCTGCTGGTCGAGGATATCGCCACGTCCGGCGGCCAGGCGATCGAGGCGTGCAAGACACTCCACGACGCCGGCGCACAAGTCACAGAAGTCGTCGTCACGATCGATCGGCAGGAAGGCGGCAAGGCGGCGATCGAAGCGGCGGGCCTGCGCTTTGCGGCGCTGTTCACGACCAGCGATCTGGGGGTGCAGCTACCGAAGTGA
- a CDS encoding right-handed parallel beta-helix repeat-containing protein: MRRCWIAGLFALGLGVAAAWAEPLYVDDDGAADPGPGDPLLSDPLEDGSLAHPFDALQEALDAALPGTEVLVADGLYTGVGNRDLDFRGKALTLRSLSGDPTLCIIDCGLAGRGFTFRSGESRATVIQGFTIRTAFHAASGGGLYCVQSGPTVRDCIITNCRAGAYGGALYSTGNLSRPLLINCTLSNNTANAGGGMYCADGSWASLEACTLADNVAPYGGGGYCRDVSRVNLTNCTLVRNRGTLGGALLCQISASPTLRNCLLGGNRATRWGAGVMCATGSSPWLIHCALVGNVAGDDGGGVYARDASNPVLVGCTLTENVSDLGGALSGAGESYLRVKNSIIWFNLPSAFNIVSGVLDVSYSDVFGGVAGVGNIDDDPLFIDPPGPGPDGAWGTLDDAYGDLRLSAGTRCIDAGDNADPPRDELDVDGDECTTEPLPVDLAGCARYVDDPETDDLGRGSAPLVDMGAYEFGATAELPATPCTGDVNCDGAVDESDVTPFVLALCNPPLHATLFPGCALQTADLNNDGVLDFADINPFVAVLSER, encoded by the coding sequence ATGAGACGGTGCTGGATCGCGGGTTTGTTTGCACTTGGCCTGGGGGTTGCGGCCGCCTGGGCGGAGCCGCTCTACGTGGACGACGACGGCGCGGCCGATCCCGGGCCGGGCGACCCGCTGCTCAGCGATCCGCTCGAGGACGGCAGCCTGGCGCACCCGTTTGATGCGCTGCAGGAGGCGCTCGACGCGGCGCTGCCGGGCACGGAAGTGCTCGTGGCGGACGGCCTGTACACCGGTGTCGGCAATCGCGACCTCGACTTCCGCGGCAAGGCACTGACGCTGCGCTCCCTCAGCGGCGATCCCACGCTGTGCATCATCGACTGCGGGCTGGCGGGGCGCGGCTTCACGTTTCGCAGCGGCGAGAGCCGCGCGACGGTGATCCAGGGGTTCACGATCCGGACGGCGTTCCACGCGGCGAGCGGTGGCGGCCTGTATTGCGTGCAGAGCGGGCCGACGGTCCGGGACTGCATCATCACGAATTGCCGCGCGGGCGCGTATGGCGGCGCGCTGTACTCCACCGGCAACCTCAGCCGGCCACTACTGATCAACTGCACGCTTTCGAACAACACGGCCAACGCCGGCGGCGGCATGTACTGCGCGGATGGGAGCTGGGCCTCCCTGGAAGCCTGCACACTGGCCGACAACGTGGCGCCGTACGGCGGCGGCGGGTATTGTCGCGACGTGAGCCGGGTGAATCTGACGAATTGCACGCTGGTGCGGAACCGCGGGACGCTGGGCGGCGCGCTGCTGTGCCAGATCTCGGCCAGCCCGACCCTGCGCAACTGCCTGCTCGGCGGGAACCGGGCCACCCGCTGGGGCGCGGGCGTAATGTGCGCGACCGGCAGCAGTCCCTGGCTGATCCACTGCGCGCTGGTGGGCAACGTCGCGGGTGACGACGGCGGCGGCGTGTACGCCCGCGATGCGAGCAACCCCGTGCTGGTCGGCTGCACCCTGACGGAGAACGTATCGGACCTCGGCGGTGCGTTGTCCGGCGCGGGCGAGTCCTACCTGCGGGTCAAGAACAGCATCATCTGGTTCAATCTGCCCTCCGCGTTCAACATCGTCTCGGGAGTGCTCGACGTGAGCTACAGCGACGTCTTCGGCGGCGTCGCGGGAGTCGGCAACATCGACGACGACCCGCTGTTCATCGATCCCCCGGGGCCCGGTCCCGACGGTGCGTGGGGGACGCTCGACGACGCGTACGGCGACCTGCGGCTGTCGGCAGGGACGCGCTGCATCGATGCCGGCGACAACGCCGATCCGCCGCGCGACGAGTTGGACGTCGACGGTGACGAGTGCACGACCGAGCCGTTGCCGGTGGATCTGGCGGGCTGCGCGCGCTACGTCGACGATCCCGAGACCGACGACCTGGGGCGCGGCAGCGCGCCGCTGGTGGACATGGGCGCCTACGAATTCGGCGCGACCGCGGAGTTGCCGGCAACGCCCTGCACCGGCGATGTCAACTGCGACGGGGCGGTCGACGAGTCGGACGTGACGCCGTTCGTGCTCGCGCTCTGCAATCCGCCCCTGCACGCCACCCTGTTCCCGGGCTGCGCGCTGCAGACGGCGGACCTGAACAACGATGGCGTGCTCGACTTCGCCGACATCAACCCGTTCGTGGCGGTGCTGAGCGAGCGGTAA
- a CDS encoding MarR family transcriptional regulator: MPDPLAESRSLLVRRWGEMGGYWGINRTMAEMHALLFVSDRPLCTDDIMAQLHVSRGNTSMNLRALVDWGLVERVHQLGDRKEYFQADVDVWHMFETIMRERRRREVEPIIATIDRCRAMIADARPDSVRDAAAARSYRQRLDELQGFLATMSSLFELVLRFGREGVTQLAQTLAPPAGRPIAQPAEPSGVAAPQPARRGARRTTRGSTKRG; the protein is encoded by the coding sequence ATGCCGGACCCGCTGGCCGAGTCCCGCTCCTTGCTCGTCCGCCGCTGGGGCGAAATGGGCGGCTACTGGGGCATCAACCGCACCATGGCCGAGATGCACGCCCTGCTGTTTGTCTCCGACCGGCCACTGTGCACCGACGACATCATGGCCCAGCTCCACGTCTCACGCGGCAACACCAGCATGAACCTGCGGGCCCTCGTCGACTGGGGCCTGGTCGAACGGGTGCACCAACTCGGCGACCGCAAGGAGTACTTCCAGGCCGACGTCGACGTGTGGCACATGTTCGAGACCATCATGCGCGAACGCCGGCGGCGCGAGGTCGAGCCGATCATCGCCACCATCGACCGCTGCCGCGCGATGATCGCGGATGCCCGCCCGGACAGCGTGCGCGACGCCGCCGCGGCGCGCAGCTACCGCCAGCGCCTTGACGAGCTCCAGGGCTTTCTCGCTACCATGAGCAGCCTGTTCGAGCTGGTGCTGCGCTTCGGTCGCGAAGGCGTCACGCAGCTCGCCCAGACGCTGGCGCCGCCGGCGGGCCGACCGATTGCCCAACCGGCCGAGCCGAGTGGTGTCGCCGCCCCACAGCCTGCGCGGCGCGGCGCCCGCCGGACGACGCGCGGCAGTACGAAGAGAGGTTGA